CATTTCCTGCTGCTTTTTGGAAAACCTTTAATACTCCGGTGTCTGTTATTAGCTTCACAAATGTTTTGCATCCTGCTTTCTCCaacaaacctatatatataataataaaatatattatacgtTGATAAAACATGATAACTATATATGCGAGTATAATGCAAGTTATTATTAAGCGAAAATGATCTAACTATAATTCATTGAAAATATACAATGATACTCAAcattttttgagttttcacaaaatacccaaaCAAATCACAAACAATAGCTTGCAAATCTCAAaccatttgaaaaaaaaatgcatgCCATGGTTTATGATTTGTTGAGTGTTTTGTGAAAACTCGAAAAAAGTTGGATGTCATcctatattgttttattttattttttgatttttgggaTTAATTTAGCTTACTTTTTGATTTACTAAACCTAGGAAGAAAAAATCATACATAGATTAAAATAACTACTATGATAATAAAtctataatatatgtaaaaagtctttttttttattttgaaagggtAATTGACatgaaaaagaataaataaggtaagAAACAGACCAGTAATATTAACATCAGCTGAAGGAGCTGGAGCAGTTAAAATCCCAGGGGCAATAATAGGAGAACTAATTTCCAAAACAGAAATATTATACGGAATCTGTTTAACAGATTTCGTATAAGAAGAGTCGAGTTTGGATCCAGAAACAGCGGATCCAAACCCGACTTTACCGCCTTTCAAATCAGTAATATTAACAAACCCAACATTTCCAGGTGCATTCCCAGTGGTTTGATATAAAGTGGTAGATAAAGTAGTCCCATCTGAAATAGCATGaagttttttattatcataataaTCTAGTAAAATATGTAAACTTAATACAGCTTTTATAACAGATAGTGGGTGTTTATCAGCAAGTGATGACATAATGCCATTATTTAAGACCAAAACAGTAATGGTTTCATGGCTGTTGATGTCGTCATCAAGTTTTGTTTGTGTGAGGTAATTGTTAAACTGGCTGTATTCTGGGAATGGGGATAATATTGCTGTGATGTTGTGGGCTTTGGTGAATGTGAGGATTGTAGTTGTGATAATGAAAAAAGTGGACAGCGTGATGGTGGTCACGGTGGTCATTTTGGTGTAGTGGAAATTGAGAGTGTGAGAGTTGAAACtgagattgtgtgtgtgtgtaagaaTGGGGTTATGAGAGTTAAATTAATAGTGAGTTAAAAGTTAACTATGGTTAAATTAAATGTTGACTAGCTAGGGTTAGAGTTGATTGTTATGGGCTGTGGGGACTAGGGACTGGAAAGTGAGCTGGATATCAAAATGAAAGTTGTTTCGGTCAAAAAGACAAGAGTCCTCAAGGTTAAATTGAATTACAGTGGTACTGTGTTTGTTGATATTTAATAATGTGAAACGTTTTTACCATTTGTACATATCTGTTATGTCTTGCTTTGTACAAACTACAAAACATATATCTTGAACGTTTAAGTTGTGTAGTATATTTCATAGTGAAAACTGAAAACTGCTTAACATGTGTAAATGGTGCTATGTTTTTCATGGTAAAAATGTATGGTACAATTACAAATTTACTTACACATTTTCTTTCGACAAATTATCATGCCACTACATCATAATCTTCGACCACTATAACTACAAGTGTTAATTTTTCTAGTTTTTAGTCAAATTTAGTTTTGAGATCATTAGTGATTAAAGTGGgtaaaaattcaaaagaatTTTCATGTTTAATTATTTCATGCTTAATTCTTTTGAATCATAAATCAAGACTAGTGTGATTGTgattaaagttcaaaaaaacaaCACCAAATACGTTATCTTACTTTAATAAAGAATTGCTTACGTTATTGTGGTATTTTAAGTATCTTAGTTGTTATGTATTTTGAGACCGAGTAACATAATTGTACCTTTGGAAGCT
The sequence above is drawn from the Erigeron canadensis isolate Cc75 chromosome 4, C_canadensis_v1, whole genome shotgun sequence genome and encodes:
- the LOC122597875 gene encoding fasciclin-like arabinogalactan protein 10, which translates into the protein MTTVTTITLSTFFIITTTILTFTKAHNITAILSPFPEYSQFNNYLTQTKLDDDINSHETITVLVLNNGIMSSLADKHPLSVIKAVLSLHILLDYYDNKKLHAISDGTTLSTTLYQTTGNAPGNVGFVNITDLKGGKVGFGSAVSGSKLDSSYTKSVKQIPYNISVLEISSPIIAPGILTAPAPSADVNITGLLEKAGCKTFVKLITDTGVLKVFQKAAGNGLTIFAPSDEAFKAAGTPDLSTLTSAELVALLEYHALGSYTPKGSLKTTKKPISTLATNAGGKYDLSVSTAGDSVTLVSGVGSSRLASTVLDSTPLCVFTVDNLLLPTELFGKAPSPAPDMSPESAPAPAPEMLAPEPAAPAPSPFLSPPAPPMESPASGPAPAEEPTADSQNSDASNDVNAVKAPLVYIALVSVLMSYVMI